A region of Pseudomonas marginalis DNA encodes the following proteins:
- the trpB gene encoding tryptophan synthase subunit beta, whose amino-acid sequence MTQSQTDLRNGPDANGLFGAFGGRYVAETLMPLILDLAREYEAAKIDPAFNEELAYFQRDYVGRPSPLYFAERLTEFCGGAKIYLKREELNHTGAHKINNCIGQILLARRMGKKRIIAETGAGMHGVATATVAARFGLQCVIYMGTTDIERQQANVFRMKLLGAEVIPVVAGTGTLKDAMNEALRDWVTNVDDTFYLIGTVAGPHPYPAMVRDFQAVIGKETRTQLQAQEGRLPDSLVACIGGGSNAMGLFHPFLDDTSVEIIGVEAAGHGIETGKHAASLNGGVPGVLHGNRTFLLQDDDGQIIDAHSISAGLDYPGIGPEHAWLHDIGRVQYTSVTDDEALDAFHKCCRLEGIIPALESAHALAEVFKRAPTLPKDHLMVVNLSGRGDKDMQTVMHHMEQSQQEKH is encoded by the coding sequence ATGACTCAGTCCCAGACCGATCTGCGCAACGGCCCTGATGCCAACGGCCTGTTTGGCGCGTTTGGCGGCCGCTACGTCGCCGAAACCCTGATGCCGTTGATCCTCGACCTGGCCCGCGAATACGAAGCGGCCAAGATCGATCCGGCGTTCAACGAAGAGTTGGCCTACTTCCAGCGCGACTACGTCGGCCGCCCCAGCCCGCTGTATTTCGCCGAGCGCCTGACCGAGTTCTGCGGCGGCGCCAAGATCTACCTCAAGCGCGAAGAGCTGAACCACACCGGCGCGCACAAGATCAACAACTGCATCGGCCAGATCCTGCTGGCGCGGCGCATGGGCAAGAAACGCATCATCGCCGAGACCGGCGCCGGTATGCACGGTGTGGCGACCGCCACCGTGGCCGCGCGTTTCGGCCTGCAGTGCGTGATCTACATGGGCACCACCGACATCGAGCGCCAACAGGCCAACGTGTTCCGCATGAAGCTTTTGGGCGCTGAAGTGATCCCGGTGGTCGCCGGCACCGGCACCCTCAAGGACGCCATGAACGAAGCCCTGCGCGACTGGGTGACCAACGTCGACGACACCTTCTACCTGATCGGCACCGTGGCCGGCCCGCACCCGTACCCGGCGATGGTGCGCGACTTCCAGGCCGTGATCGGCAAGGAAACCCGCACCCAGCTGCAAGCCCAGGAAGGCCGCCTGCCGGACAGCCTGGTGGCATGCATCGGCGGTGGCTCCAACGCCATGGGCCTGTTCCACCCATTCCTGGACGACACCAGCGTCGAGATCATCGGCGTTGAAGCCGCCGGCCACGGCATCGAGACCGGCAAGCACGCCGCCAGCCTCAACGGTGGCGTACCGGGCGTGCTGCACGGCAACCGTACCTTCCTGCTGCAGGACGACGACGGCCAGATCATCGACGCCCACTCGATTTCCGCCGGCCTCGACTACCCCGGCATCGGCCCGGAACACGCCTGGTTGCACGATATCGGCCGCGTCCAGTACACCTCGGTGACCGACGATGAAGCCTTGGACGCGTTCCACAAATGCTGCCGCCTGGAAGGGATCATTCCTGCCCTGGAAAGCGCCCATGCCCTGGCCGAAGTGTTCAAGCGCGCACCGACCCTGCCGAAGGATCACCTGATGGTGGTCAACCTGTCCGGCCGTGGCGATAAAGACATGCAGACCGTGATGCACCACATGGAACAGTCTCAGCAGGAGAAACACTAA
- a CDS encoding LysR family transcriptional regulator — translation MSRDLPPLNALRAFEATARLNSVSQAAEQLHVTHGAVSRQLKVLEEHLGVSLFIKDGRGLKLTDAGVRLRDASAEAFERLRDVCAELTQASADAPFVLGCSGSLLARWLIPRLGRLNADLPDLRLHLSAGDGDLDPRRPGLDALLVFAEPPWPADMQVYELASERIGPVMSPRFAGYQRLRQAPPHALCGEALLHTTSRPQAWPSWAQQHGIEPGALKHGQGFEHLYYLLEAAVAGLGVAIAPEPLVAEDLRAGRLVAPWGFSETPAHLALWLPKRAADGRAGQLAHWLKAELARQPV, via the coding sequence ATGAGCCGCGACCTCCCGCCCCTCAATGCCCTGCGCGCATTTGAAGCCACTGCCCGCCTCAACAGCGTCAGCCAGGCTGCCGAGCAATTGCACGTGACCCACGGTGCGGTCAGCCGCCAGTTGAAAGTGCTGGAGGAGCATTTAGGTGTCAGCCTGTTCATCAAGGACGGGCGCGGCCTTAAACTCACAGATGCAGGTGTGCGGTTGCGAGATGCCAGCGCGGAGGCGTTCGAGCGCTTGCGGGACGTGTGCGCCGAACTCACCCAGGCCAGCGCCGACGCGCCTTTCGTGCTCGGCTGCTCAGGCAGTCTGCTGGCGCGTTGGTTGATCCCGCGCCTGGGACGCTTGAATGCCGATCTGCCGGACCTGCGCCTGCACCTGTCGGCGGGCGACGGCGACCTTGACCCCCGACGCCCCGGTCTCGATGCCCTGCTGGTCTTCGCCGAACCGCCGTGGCCGGCGGATATGCAGGTATATGAACTGGCGAGCGAGCGTATCGGCCCGGTGATGAGCCCGCGTTTTGCCGGCTACCAGCGCCTGCGCCAGGCGCCGCCGCACGCCTTGTGTGGCGAAGCTTTATTGCACACCACGTCCCGTCCGCAAGCCTGGCCCAGTTGGGCGCAACAGCACGGCATCGAGCCCGGCGCGTTGAAACACGGCCAGGGTTTTGAGCATTTGTATTATTTGCTGGAGGCGGCGGTTGCAGGGTTGGGTGTGGCGATTGCGCCAGAACCGCTGGTAGCAGAGGACCTGCGTGCGGGTCGCCTTGTGGCGCCGTGGGGTTTCAGTGAAACCCCGGCGCACCTGGCTTTGTGGCTACCCAAGCGCGCCGCAGACGGGCGCGCGGGTCAATTGGCGCACTGGCTCAAGGCTGAGCTGGCGCGCCAGCCGGTGTAG
- a CDS encoding DUF883 family protein: protein MANTSLRKASLESMEAEISSLLKSLESLKDDASDESRKTLKALKSNAENALKHSRHLISDAYEESKVKIRETGVATRDYAQEHPWTTAGVAVGALGLLAAYLLCKRGD, encoded by the coding sequence ATGGCCAACACTTCTTTACGCAAAGCGTCGCTGGAAAGCATGGAAGCCGAGATTTCGAGCCTGCTCAAGTCCCTTGAGAGCCTCAAGGACGATGCGTCGGATGAGTCGCGCAAAACCCTGAAGGCCCTGAAAAGCAATGCCGAGAATGCCCTCAAGCATTCCCGTCACCTGATCAGCGATGCCTACGAAGAAAGCAAAGTCAAAATCCGCGAAACCGGTGTTGCCACCCGGGACTACGCACAAGAGCACCCATGGACCACCGCCGGCGTCGCCGTTGGCGCACTGGGCCTGCTGGCGGCTTACCTGCTGTGCAAACGCGGTGACTGA
- a CDS encoding dodecin, which yields MSDHHTYKKVELVGSSTTSIEDAINNALAEANKSIKHLEWFEVTETRGHIKDGKVAHYQVTLKVGFRIASS from the coding sequence ATGTCTGATCATCACACCTACAAGAAAGTCGAATTGGTAGGTTCATCCACCACCAGCATCGAAGACGCAATCAACAATGCCCTGGCCGAAGCCAACAAGAGCATCAAGCACTTGGAGTGGTTTGAGGTGACGGAGACCCGTGGTCATATCAAGGACGGCAAGGTCGCCCACTATCAGGTCACGCTCAAGGTGGGGTTTCGAATTGCCAGTAGTTGA
- a CDS encoding DUF1161 domain-containing protein has protein sequence MKKFLLAVGLLSIAGTALAAGKPCEELKSEIAAKIDAKGASGYSLEVVDKGASTDAKVVGTCEGGTKEIVYKRG, from the coding sequence ATGAAGAAGTTCCTGTTAGCGGTAGGTTTGTTGAGCATTGCGGGCACAGCCCTGGCGGCGGGCAAGCCTTGTGAAGAGCTGAAAAGTGAAATTGCAGCGAAAATCGACGCCAAGGGCGCTTCGGGTTATTCGCTGGAAGTCGTGGATAAAGGCGCCTCGACCGACGCTAAAGTGGTTGGCACCTGTGAGGGTGGTACCAAGGAAATCGTCTACAAGCGCGGTTAA
- a CDS encoding LLM class flavin-dependent oxidoreductase, translating to MKSLSDVKFSTLDLVPVRANGSPAQSLRNSLDLAQHVEKFGYNRFWVAEHHNMDGIASSATSVLLGYLAGGTSTIRVGSGGVMLPNHAPLVIAEQFGTLESLYPGRIDLGLGRAPGSDQMTARALRRERSGSADDFPEDVAELMAYLGPRTPDQRVIAVPGTGTNVPVWLLGSSLFSAQLAGERGLPYAFASHFAPRLMHEAIRVYRNHFKPSAVLDKPYVMLGIPLVAADTDEQADYLATSVYQRILALMRGQSLVQRPPVKTMDGLWLPHEKDAVGSFLGLAMVGSPAKIRAKLEVLIEQTGADELIFTCDLYEHADRIHSYELLAQLMKG from the coding sequence ATGAAATCGCTGTCCGACGTAAAGTTCTCGACCCTCGACCTGGTGCCGGTGCGCGCCAACGGCAGCCCGGCGCAGTCGTTGCGCAATTCCCTGGATTTGGCCCAGCATGTGGAAAAGTTCGGCTACAACCGTTTCTGGGTGGCGGAACACCACAATATGGATGGCATCGCCAGCTCGGCCACCTCGGTATTGCTGGGTTACCTGGCCGGCGGTACCTCGACGATTCGCGTCGGCTCCGGCGGCGTGATGCTGCCCAACCATGCACCGCTGGTGATCGCCGAGCAGTTCGGCACCCTGGAAAGCCTCTACCCCGGACGTATCGACCTGGGCCTGGGTCGCGCACCCGGCTCCGACCAGATGACCGCTCGCGCCCTGCGCCGTGAACGCTCCGGCAGCGCGGATGACTTCCCGGAAGACGTGGCCGAGCTGATGGCCTACCTCGGCCCACGCACACCGGACCAACGGGTGATTGCGGTGCCCGGCACCGGCACCAACGTACCGGTATGGCTGCTGGGTTCCAGCCTGTTCAGCGCGCAACTGGCGGGCGAACGCGGTTTGCCCTACGCCTTCGCCTCCCATTTCGCACCGCGTTTGATGCACGAGGCGATTCGCGTGTACCGCAACCACTTCAAGCCCTCGGCCGTGCTGGACAAGCCTTACGTGATGCTCGGCATTCCATTGGTTGCCGCCGACACCGATGAGCAGGCCGACTACCTGGCCACCTCGGTGTACCAGCGCATCCTTGCCTTGATGCGCGGGCAAAGCCTGGTGCAGCGCCCACCGGTGAAAACCATGGACGGCCTGTGGCTGCCCCATGAAAAAGACGCCGTCGGCAGTTTCCTCGGACTGGCAATGGTGGGCAGCCCGGCGAAGATCCGTGCCAAGCTGGAAGTACTGATCGAACAGACCGGCGCCGACGAATTGATCTTCACCTGCGACCTGTACGAGCACGCCGATCGGATTCATTCCTACGAGCTGCTGGCGCAGTTGATGAAGGGCTAA
- a CDS encoding OsmC family protein, translating to MSIVKKASAHWEGDLKTGLGSISTETGVLREAPYGFKARFEGGKGTNPEELIGAAHAGCFSMAFSMILGDAGLKADSIDTQAEVTLDQVDGGFAITAVHLVLKAKIPGASQAQFDELSKKAKEGCPVSKVLNAKISLDATLVN from the coding sequence ATGAGTATCGTTAAAAAGGCATCCGCGCATTGGGAAGGTGATCTGAAGACTGGCCTGGGCTCCATTTCCACCGAAACCGGCGTGCTGCGCGAAGCGCCCTACGGCTTTAAGGCCCGTTTCGAAGGCGGCAAGGGTACCAATCCTGAAGAACTGATTGGCGCGGCCCACGCCGGCTGTTTCTCCATGGCTTTTTCCATGATTCTCGGCGACGCCGGGCTCAAGGCTGACAGCATCGACACCCAGGCCGAAGTGACCTTGGACCAGGTCGATGGCGGCTTCGCGATCACCGCCGTGCACTTGGTGCTCAAGGCCAAGATTCCAGGTGCCAGCCAGGCGCAGTTCGATGAATTGAGCAAGAAGGCCAAGGAAGGGTGCCCGGTGTCCAAGGTGCTGAATGCGAAGATCAGCCTGGATGCCACGCTGGTCAACTGA
- a CDS encoding integrase core domain-containing protein, which produces MPWNQESPMNQRIKLVADWLSGNFTKSQLARRFDVSRPTVDKWIARHDGDLRSLSELSRRPHNSPNKTDDEILARVVAMKEAHDKWGPKKLLELLRLEDPSVTWPSPSTAGQWLDRLGLVKKRRFKRRHSISHAQMRKADEPNKTWCADYKGQFKMLNAQMCFPLTVTDHASRLILACRAHPKIMTQPVKQAFERLFQEYGMPEVIRSDNGVPFASPGLARISTLAVWWIRLGIYPERTMPGRPAQNGRHERMHRSLKLELPLGKNLVEQQLLLEHFRHEFNYVRPHEALGMKRPGDLYVPSTRIYPGCLPDVEYPAEMKVRSVRQDGSIKWNGKLVFISEALSGERIGLKEAEDEAWDLYLCDYPLGRLGRGMTRVQASNV; this is translated from the coding sequence ATGCCCTGGAACCAAGAGTCCCCCATGAATCAAAGAATCAAGCTGGTAGCTGATTGGCTTTCTGGCAACTTCACCAAAAGCCAGTTGGCACGCCGCTTTGACGTTAGCCGACCTACCGTCGATAAGTGGATTGCCCGGCACGACGGCGATTTGAGGTCTTTATCCGAACTGTCCCGGCGACCTCACAACAGCCCAAATAAAACCGACGACGAGATTTTGGCCCGTGTAGTCGCGATGAAGGAGGCTCACGATAAATGGGGGCCGAAAAAGCTTCTCGAGCTATTACGGCTGGAAGATCCCTCCGTCACCTGGCCCTCTCCAAGTACGGCCGGTCAATGGCTTGACCGACTTGGGCTCGTCAAAAAGCGGCGCTTCAAACGCCGACACAGCATTTCCCACGCACAAATGCGAAAGGCCGACGAACCTAACAAGACGTGGTGTGCTGACTACAAAGGGCAGTTCAAGATGCTTAATGCTCAGATGTGCTTCCCTTTGACCGTCACAGACCATGCGTCGCGGCTGATTTTAGCGTGCAGGGCCCATCCCAAGATCATGACCCAGCCTGTAAAACAGGCCTTTGAGAGGCTTTTTCAGGAGTACGGCATGCCGGAAGTTATCCGTTCGGACAACGGGGTACCGTTCGCCTCTCCTGGCCTGGCAAGAATATCCACACTGGCAGTTTGGTGGATTCGGCTGGGTATTTATCCCGAGCGAACCATGCCGGGAAGACCCGCCCAGAATGGTCGCCATGAACGAATGCACCGTAGCTTGAAACTTGAGTTGCCCTTAGGGAAAAACTTAGTCGAGCAGCAGCTTTTGCTGGAGCATTTCAGGCATGAGTTTAATTACGTACGCCCTCACGAAGCGCTCGGCATGAAACGTCCGGGAGACTTGTATGTGCCGTCCACCCGAATTTATCCAGGATGCTTGCCCGATGTGGAATATCCGGCAGAAATGAAAGTTCGAAGCGTCAGGCAGGACGGATCGATCAAGTGGAACGGCAAGTTGGTATTTATCAGCGAGGCGCTGTCCGGGGAAAGGATAGGGCTCAAAGAAGCTGAAGATGAAGCTTGGGATTTGTACCTGTGTGATTATCCCTTGGGGAGGCTTGGACGAGGTATGACCCGCGTCCAGGCCTCAAATGTGTAA
- a CDS encoding DUF1161 domain-containing protein, translated as MKRFALAIICGVLATSAVAAPKDCEELRKEIEVKIQANAVPSYTLEIVSKEEADKHDVAMVVGSCENGTKAIIYQKNND; from the coding sequence ATGAAACGTTTTGCTTTGGCGATCATTTGCGGTGTGTTGGCCACATCGGCTGTGGCCGCACCAAAAGACTGCGAAGAGCTCAGGAAAGAGATTGAGGTCAAGATCCAGGCGAACGCAGTTCCGTCCTACACCTTGGAAATTGTCAGCAAGGAAGAGGCTGACAAGCACGACGTCGCCATGGTCGTCGGCAGCTGTGAGAACGGTACCAAAGCCATCATCTATCAGAAGAACAACGATTGA
- a CDS encoding aminopeptidase, whose translation MVRRFLPGLIVVLLSGCSSVSYYSQLAGGQWQLLRAREPVAEVIADPSRPQGLRDHLAQAQKARTFASEHLNLPDNQSYRLYADIGRPYVVWNVFATQEFSLAPQTHCFPIAGCVAYRGYYSQGAARGEAALLRQQGMDVSIGGVEAYSTLGWFNDPIMNSMMNWGDERLATLIFHELAHQRFYVKDDTEFNESFASFVEQEGTRQWRAAQGLAPLGSSTRQQRDQFTQLILDTRKRLEKLYVQLLSVEAMRQAKAAEFEALRREYRQMRDSQWGGDKRYDAWMNLPMNNARLLPFGLYDRWVPAFAALFRQEGGDWRKFYAAVEKMGELPVGQRKAALRRLEGTDR comes from the coding sequence ATGGTCAGGCGTTTTCTTCCAGGGTTGATAGTCGTGCTGCTCAGTGGCTGCTCCAGCGTCAGTTACTACAGCCAATTGGCAGGTGGTCAGTGGCAGCTGTTGCGAGCCCGGGAGCCGGTTGCCGAGGTCATCGCCGATCCGTCGCGGCCGCAGGGGCTGCGTGATCATCTGGCTCAAGCACAGAAAGCTCGAACCTTCGCCAGCGAACACCTGAATCTGCCTGACAACCAAAGTTACCGGCTGTATGCCGATATCGGCCGACCTTATGTGGTCTGGAATGTCTTCGCCACGCAGGAATTTTCCCTGGCGCCTCAAACCCATTGCTTCCCCATTGCCGGTTGCGTGGCCTATCGCGGCTATTACAGCCAGGGCGCGGCACGGGGTGAGGCGGCGTTGTTGCGCCAGCAAGGCATGGACGTATCGATAGGTGGCGTCGAAGCCTATTCCACCCTGGGTTGGTTCAACGACCCGATCATGAATTCGATGATGAACTGGGGCGACGAACGCCTGGCCACGCTGATTTTCCATGAGCTGGCGCACCAGCGGTTCTACGTGAAGGATGACACCGAATTCAACGAGTCGTTTGCCAGCTTCGTCGAGCAGGAAGGCACCCGCCAGTGGCGCGCGGCTCAGGGCCTGGCGCCGCTTGGCAGCTCGACGCGGCAGCAGCGGGACCAATTTACCCAACTGATCCTCGATACCCGTAAGCGCCTGGAAAAACTCTACGTGCAACTGCTGTCCGTCGAGGCGATGCGCCAGGCCAAGGCGGCCGAATTCGAGGCGTTGCGCCGTGAGTACCGGCAGATGCGCGATAGCCAATGGGGCGGGGACAAGCGTTATGACGCCTGGATGAACCTGCCGATGAACAATGCGCGGTTGTTGCCGTTCGGGCTGTATGACCGGTGGGTGCCGGCGTTTGCGGCGTTGTTCAGGCAGGAAGGCGGGGATTGGCGCAAGTTTTACGCCGCAGTGGAGAAGATGGGCGAGTTGCCGGTGGGGCAGCGCAAGGCTGCGTTGAGGCGGTTGGAAGGTACTGATCGGTAG
- a CDS encoding HAD family hydrolase — protein MTLPYQTVLFDLDGTLTDPREGITRSIQYALGKLGIDEPDLTQLEHFIGPPLLQAFMQFYDFDEAKAWEAVNFYRERFKVTGLYENRVFEGVMPLLEDLDKQGRQLYVATSKPWVFAREIARHFDFARHFKVIYGSELDGTRTNKVELIAHVLREEGLDPATTLMIGDRKHDLIGARSNGVDSAAVGYGFGSFEELNAEAPTWHFETLAQMHQAFLMRP, from the coding sequence ATGACCCTCCCTTACCAAACCGTCCTGTTCGACCTGGATGGCACCCTCACCGACCCACGCGAGGGCATCACCCGCTCGATCCAGTACGCCCTTGGCAAACTGGGCATCGACGAACCCGACCTGACCCAACTCGAACACTTCATCGGCCCGCCGTTGCTGCAAGCCTTCATGCAGTTCTACGACTTCGATGAGGCCAAGGCCTGGGAGGCGGTGAATTTCTACCGCGAGCGCTTCAAGGTCACCGGGCTGTATGAAAACCGCGTATTCGAGGGCGTGATGCCGCTGCTCGAAGACCTGGACAAACAGGGCCGCCAGTTGTACGTCGCCACATCCAAGCCCTGGGTGTTTGCCCGCGAGATCGCGCGGCATTTCGATTTTGCCAGGCACTTCAAGGTGATCTACGGCAGTGAACTGGACGGGACACGCACCAACAAGGTTGAGTTGATTGCGCATGTGCTCCGCGAAGAAGGCCTGGATCCGGCCACTACCTTGATGATCGGTGATCGTAAGCACGACCTGATCGGGGCGCGCAGCAATGGCGTGGATTCGGCGGCCGTCGGTTATGGGTTTGGCAGTTTCGAAGAGTTGAACGCCGAAGCGCCGACCTGGCATTTCGAGACGTTGGCGCAGATGCATCAGGCGTTTTTGATGCGGCCCTGA
- a CDS encoding gamma carbonic anhydrase family protein, with the protein MTLRTYQNHTPTLGAGAFVDISAVVIGDVEIGTDSSVWPLTVIRGDMHRIRIGARTSVQDGCVLHITHAGPFNPGGFPLLIGDDVTIAHKVMLHGCTVGNRILIGMGSIVMDGAVVEDDVIIGAGSLVPPGKKLDSGFLYVGSPVKQIRPLTDKERAFFTYSAANYVKLKDLHLAEGFDQ; encoded by the coding sequence GTGACCCTTCGCACCTATCAGAACCACACGCCAACCCTGGGCGCCGGGGCTTTTGTCGATATTTCGGCGGTGGTGATCGGCGATGTCGAAATCGGCACCGACAGCTCGGTCTGGCCGCTGACCGTGATTCGCGGCGACATGCACCGCATCCGTATCGGCGCGCGCACCAGCGTGCAGGACGGCTGCGTGCTGCACATTACCCATGCCGGACCGTTCAATCCTGGCGGTTTCCCGCTGCTGATCGGCGATGACGTGACCATCGCCCACAAGGTCATGCTGCATGGCTGCACGGTGGGCAACCGGATTTTGATCGGCATGGGCAGCATCGTGATGGACGGCGCCGTGGTGGAAGACGACGTCATCATCGGCGCCGGCAGCCTGGTGCCACCGGGCAAGAAACTCGACAGTGGTTTTTTGTATGTGGGCAGCCCGGTTAAACAAATCCGCCCGCTGACTGACAAGGAACGCGCCTTTTTCACCTACAGCGCCGCCAACTACGTGAAGCTCAAAGACCTGCACCTGGCTGAAGGATTCGACCAATGA
- the prlC gene encoding oligopeptidase A — MAPSLFLHVSSAKVPTVSANNPLLQSYDLPPFSAIRAEHVQPAIEQILADNRVAIEGILQSQGKNPTWAGLVLAMDELNDRLGAAWSPVSHLNAVCNSAELREAYEACLPALSAYSTEMGQNRALFQAFEALANSPEAAGFDVAQKTILEHSLRDFRLSGIDLPPEQQKRYAEVQSKLSELGSKFSNQLLDATQAWTKHVTEEATLAGLTDSAKAQMAAAAQAKGLDGWLITLEFPSYYAVMTYAQDRALREEIYAAYCTRASDQGPNAGQNDNGPVMEQILDLRQELAKLLGYASFSELSLATKMAESSDQVLSFLRDLAKRSKPFAAQDLQQLKAYAAEQGCADLQSWDSGFYGEKLREQRYSVSQEALRAYFPIDKVLGGLFAIVQRLYGIEIAEQKGFDTWHPDVRLFEIKENGQHVGRFFFDLYARANKRGGAWMDGARDRRRTIDGVLQSPVANLVCNFTPADSGKPALLTHDEVTTLFHEFGHGLHHLLTRVEHAGVSGINGVAWDAVELPSQFMENWCWEPEGLALISGHYESGEPLPQDLLEKMLAAKNFQSGLMMVRQLEFSLFDFELHATHGDGRSVAQVLEGVRDEVSVMRPPAYNRFPNSFAHIFAGGYAAGYYSYKWAEVLSADAFSKFEEDGVLNAETGRAFREAILARGGSQAPMVLFVDFRGRAPSIDALLRHSGLSEDAAA, encoded by the coding sequence ATGGCCCCATCTTTGTTCTTACATGTTTCTTCAGCCAAGGTGCCAACCGTGAGCGCGAACAATCCTCTTCTGCAGTCCTACGACCTGCCGCCGTTCTCGGCGATCCGTGCCGAGCACGTGCAACCGGCCATCGAACAGATCCTCGCCGACAACCGTGTTGCCATCGAAGGCATCCTGCAAAGCCAGGGTAAAAATCCGACATGGGCCGGCCTGGTGCTGGCCATGGACGAATTGAATGATCGCCTGGGCGCCGCCTGGAGCCCGGTCAGCCACCTCAACGCCGTGTGCAACAGCGCCGAGCTGCGCGAAGCCTACGAGGCGTGCCTGCCGGCATTGAGCGCCTACTCCACCGAGATGGGCCAGAACCGCGCGCTGTTCCAAGCCTTCGAAGCCCTGGCCAACAGCCCGGAAGCCGCCGGTTTCGACGTGGCGCAAAAAACTATTCTTGAACACTCCCTGCGCGACTTCCGCCTCTCGGGTATCGACTTGCCGCCTGAGCAGCAAAAACGTTATGCCGAAGTGCAGAGCAAGCTTTCCGAGCTGGGCAGCAAATTCTCCAACCAACTGCTGGACGCCACCCAGGCGTGGACCAAGCACGTCACCGAGGAAGCCACCCTCGCCGGCCTGACCGATTCGGCCAAGGCGCAGATGGCCGCTGCCGCGCAGGCCAAAGGCCTCGACGGTTGGCTGATCACCCTGGAGTTTCCGAGCTACTACGCGGTCATGACCTACGCCCAGGACCGCGCCCTGCGCGAAGAAATCTACGCGGCCTACTGCACCCGTGCGTCAGACCAAGGTCCGAATGCCGGTCAGAACGATAACGGCCCGGTGATGGAACAGATCCTCGATCTGCGTCAGGAACTGGCCAAGCTCCTGGGTTACGCCTCGTTCTCCGAGCTGAGCCTGGCCACCAAGATGGCCGAGTCCAGCGACCAGGTGTTGAGCTTCCTGCGTGACCTGGCCAAGCGCAGCAAGCCGTTCGCTGCCCAGGACCTGCAACAGCTCAAGGCCTACGCCGCCGAACAAGGCTGCGCCGACCTGCAAAGCTGGGACAGCGGTTTCTACGGCGAAAAGCTGCGTGAGCAACGCTACAGCGTGTCCCAGGAAGCCCTGCGCGCCTACTTCCCGATCGACAAGGTGCTGGGCGGCCTGTTCGCCATCGTGCAGCGTTTGTACGGCATCGAGATTGCCGAGCAAAAAGGCTTCGACACCTGGCACCCGGATGTTCGCCTGTTTGAAATCAAGGAAAACGGCCAGCACGTCGGGCGTTTTTTCTTCGACCTGTACGCCCGCGCCAACAAGCGTGGCGGTGCCTGGATGGACGGCGCGCGCGACCGTCGTCGCACCATCGACGGTGTGCTGCAAAGCCCGGTGGCGAACCTGGTGTGCAACTTCACCCCGGCCGACAGCGGTAAGCCTGCCCTGCTGACCCACGATGAAGTGACCACCCTGTTCCACGAATTCGGCCATGGCCTGCATCACCTGCTGACCCGCGTCGAGCATGCCGGCGTGTCCGGTATCAATGGCGTGGCGTGGGATGCGGTGGAGTTGCCAAGCCAGTTCATGGAGAACTGGTGCTGGGAGCCCGAAGGCCTGGCGCTGATCTCCGGTCATTATGAAAGCGGTGAGCCACTGCCCCAGGACCTGCTGGAAAAAATGCTCGCGGCGAAGAACTTCCAGTCCGGCCTGATGATGGTGCGCCAGTTGGAGTTCTCGCTGTTCGATTTCGAATTGCATGCCACCCATGGCGATGGCCGCAGCGTGGCCCAGGTGCTCGAAGGCGTGCGCGATGAGGTGTCGGTGATGCGTCCTCCGGCCTACAACCGTTTCCCCAACAGCTTTGCGCACATCTTCGCTGGCGGTTATGCCGCGGGCTACTACAGCTACAAATGGGCCGAAGTGCTGTCGGCGGATGCCTTCTCCAAATTCGAAGAAGACGGCGTGCTCAACGCAGAGACCGGCCGTGCATTCCGTGAGGCGATCCTGGCGCGCGGCGGCTCCCAGGCGCCGATGGTGCTGTTCGTCGACTTCCGCGGACGTGCCCCGTCGATTGACGCACTCTTGCGCCACAGCGGCCTGAGTGAGGACGCAGCAGCATGA
- a CDS encoding YheV family putative zinc ribbon protein yields the protein MSEGPVITKKQFIAGAVCPACSEPDKLKMWTEDSVPHRECVACGYTDTLNDQGLSVPKELGTRVNTSALKAPDPKVQAVQFFPNPKLKKD from the coding sequence ATGAGTGAAGGGCCTGTGATTACCAAAAAGCAATTTATCGCCGGGGCGGTCTGCCCGGCGTGCAGCGAACCGGACAAGTTGAAGATGTGGACCGAGGACAGCGTGCCGCATCGTGAGTGCGTGGCCTGCGGGTACACCGATACGCTGAATGATCAAGGTCTGTCGGTGCCCAAGGAATTGGGCACGCGGGTCAATACATCGGCGTTGAAAGCGCCGGACCCGAAGGTGCAGGCGGTGCAGTTCTTCCCTAATCCCAAGCTGAAGAAAGACTGA